The Haliaeetus albicilla chromosome 23, bHalAlb1.1, whole genome shotgun sequence nucleotide sequence TGGGGGGACTGCATGAGCcaggccggggcgggggggtggcactgggagccaggctgggggtcactggggggcTCCGGCAGGCAGGCCGGGGTCGGCCGGGCAGTGCGGGCCGCGCGTGGTCGCCGCTCGCCGTGCCGGCTGCGCCCGGCCGCGGCAGCAGGTGGCgctgcggggccgggccgggccgggccggggggcgccggggccgcccccgccaGCGGCAGCACCCGGGGCGGGGGCTCAATGCGTGGGAATCCGCCTAAAAATGTaatagaaatgaagaaaaaaacaggaaggagggaggaggaaccCGGGCCGTTGCTGTCCAGGCCGGTGCCCGCCCGGTGTCCTCACCGGGAGGTGACGGGAGGCCCAGGAGGCCCGGGGATGGGCGGGAGCGCGGGCAGCACCCTCGCCTGTGCGGCGCTGCCGCTGACCGCCGTGCCCGGCCTCCGGGCACCGCCGCCCGTTCGCAGTAGGCAAAACTGTTGTGCAAAAGCCAGCGGTAAAGGACAGGCTGTACGAAGCAGCCGGGGCCAGCGCTGCCTCCAGTGCTCAGAAAACTGCCCTGTCCACGACCACGTGGACCAGAAATGGGCTCTTTGTTAATCATGTTAACTAACTTGGTGTCTGAAGTTGCAACGAAGAGCTCGAGGGTATGTTGAATGCAGACAAGCTGAAGAGATGGGCAGGGCAACATCtggatggagggatgggggTGACACAGCTGCTGGCACCTTGCTGAGGTCAGAGATGTCACAGCCCAGCAGCCTGTGTTGGTACAATGGAGGAAATCAAGCTCCAACCGTTGCTGAAACACCTCTGCTGCCAGGAGGAAAAGTGTGCTGCAGAACAGGCTCTCAGAGTCCTCTCTCCCCTGCCATCCTGCCCCCAGCCTCTCTGCCAGCCTGGATTGAGCTTCTAGGCTCAGGCTGATGGCAGCACAGGCATCCCTGGATCCAGGCTGCTGCCCTCAGAGAGACAAAACCCTCTGGTTTGAGTCAGCTCTGCCAGGAAGGGCATTGGCAGCCGGTGAGCACAGAAATCCTTTGTGCCactgcagcacagggcagagggAGTTGCAGCACTCAGCATAATGGCttgccctgcctgcctgtgggTCTGCTGTCCTGTGTCCTGGACACATCAGGGGTGTGGGGACTAGGACCAGAACACCGTCCTGGTGATgctgctgggcagagcagcaTCCTTATTGCTGGCTGTGGCtcctggagcaggcaggggcCAGGCGCAGGTCACTCATCCCCTCCCCATGCCAGGGACACCTTTGCGGTTCAGTTCCCTCACGCTTCTCTTTGCCAGCAGCCCTAAACATGTCCCCTGAAGCTGAGGATGTCCCACTGTCGTCACACAGATGTTAAAAGCACGTACCCTCCAGGACACAGTGTCCCCTGGGCTTTGCCAGATCTCCAAAGAAATGCTGTTGATGGTCAAGGACACCCTGGACAGATGGCAGGCTCAGGAGTTTTGCAAAGGCAGTAGTGTTTGTCTGTCACCAGCTTGCCCTTGGGGTCCTAGCTGGGGTGGCTGTACTGGCACATGGGGACAGCTGGCAGCTGGGGCCTTGCAAAGATGAGGAGGGGGGACAAAAGTGCAGGGCAAGCCCCTGTTCTGGGACATAAAGGCATCTCCCCTTCAAAAGGGCACTAGGCACTGGGCAGTCTGCTCGCACCTCAGCAAGTTGGCTGCAGTTAGAGCTGTGCTGTGTAGCACCCGTATTTCCATGGAAACCCAGCCCGGTGGCCTGATACAGGTTTTTCATCTTGGTTCCTCTCACACGGTCCTGGGGCTGCCTGGGTCAGACCAGAGGGGCCAGCAGTTGAGGCAGTGCTGGATGGGGCTGCAGGTCAGGGTTCAGGGTGGGCAGCCTTCCCCCTGCACGGAGACCAGACCAGGGACCAGCTCTGCCTGTCAGCATGGAAAAGCCTGGGGGAAGCAGCCCCATGCCCTGGGTGGGCGTCCCATCACCCCATTGGAGTCCCATCGCAGCTTGGCTCTGCTGCTACCCATCTCAGGCACTCCGCAGCACCCCTGCCTTTGGCGGCACAGCACAGCATGGTACGGCATGCTGCCTGCCTCCGGCATGCTGCCTGCCTCCGGCACTTTCCCCAccctctccatctgccccaTGGTGAGGGGCCTGCCACCATCCCAGGCTAGTGCCCCCAGGCCATGCCCACACTGCCTGCCATGTGCTGCAGCTCCAGGACACAAGGCATAGGCTGGCAGGGGCTGTGGGACCCCCACACTGGGCAGCACTAGGGGCCATGGGGGGGGGTCCGGCACAGGAGTTGCTGAGCAGAGTGACATGTGCCGGTGGTACTGCAGCTGCAAGGGGCCCCTGGGAGAGCTGGGCAgagcccccccggcccccctgcagcccccctgcctGTCTCCCACCTGCCCCGCGGCCCCCCGGCTTGCGGCCtcagccctggctctgctgcctgcaatGCCTGGAGGCGATTCAGGCCCTATGCCTGGTTTCCATGGCAACTCCAGttgaaattacattaaaaagaaatgaaaccagCAGCTTTTCTGGTTGGCGAGCAGGGggaggggagctgggctgggaaaGACAGGGAGGGGGAGTTCAGTGGGAGGGGGATGTGGGGCAGATGAGGTCCCACATGGGGGTCCCAGTGCTGGGGGAGAGGCCTGGCAGTGCTAGGGGCATGCGgggacacccaccccccccccactgtgGCACCCAGTGTTGGCTATCCTGGGTCGCATGGTGCTGGTTTGCATGCGTGTGGCACTGGGGGTCCGGCACCCCAACCTGGTGGGGTGATACCGGggtcctcctgctgcctctgtgGGGTGGATGCCAGGGACGTGGGGACCATCCGGACCCTCTGCCAGCAGGCATGGCCATGGTCAGGGTGACTCTGAGCCAGCACAGGGCACTCCACCCAGCCTGGGAGCCCCCGGCCCCTGCGTGCTCCAAGAAGAGGCAAGACACACCACTATTAAAAATAtcacttctgttttatttggaaTTTGTTACTCTGCGCGGGTGACAGGGTATAAATACATTCTCCAACGAGCATCCTCACCCTCAGCAATGCCTGGGGCGGGGACAGGGGCCAGGGCAGGGTGCAGGGCCGGGGGTGTGCTGGCCCCAGGCAGTagggccagccggcaccggtGCGTCACGGCCGCCAGCGTGGGCAGCGTCTGCCAGCCGGACCGTCTTGCACAGGGACGAGATATGGTGTCCCCACAAGGACCtgtcccttcctcctgcctccccaggcCCTGGGTGCCAGCGCCCACTATGGGGGGGCTGAGACTGGGGTGCCCCACATGGGCTCCCAGGCAGTTCCTTCTCCACGCCCAGCTGGACTGAAGCCCATTGCCTTGAGCCCCGCTACCCGCAGCCACATGCGGTTCGGTGGCCGCCCCCAGCCCAGCgggtgccccagccctggggcaggaGCTCCCAGCCCCATGCAGGCTGCATCACCCCCACTCGAGCAGTACCTGCCCAGGCATCTATCCTGGCCGCATGCCCTGGACATGAGCTGGGGTCACCCCGCAACGGGGGAAAGGCCCCAGTGGGAACAAGGTGGGAGGCAGAGTTGCTGTTGGTGCGCAGctcaccctgctcctgccagccccacagTGCTGCCCACCCCTGCCgcagactgcaaactgctggcTCTGCTTTCTGGCAGTGGCACAGGCAGGGAGGTCACAGCACGGCCCTGGGCTAGTGGTGAAGGGATATGGGATGCTcctgggggagcagggcagggtggggaCCACTGGGACACGGTGCCAGGGTGATGCCCTGGATTGATGGGGGTGGGCAGACAGTGCTCACAGTGGGTGATGCCCTGGGTGGGTGGCACTGGCTGGTGATGGCAGCAGGGTGGGCCATGGCAGGGGGTGCTCGTGGGTGGGCCGTCGGGTAGGCTATTTGGCTGAGATACATGGGCACGGGCAACAGAGGAGGGAGAATatcaaaaatacaaaagagCGCGGCCCTGCAGCGCAGGAGGCAGTGCCCTGTCTAGTGCCCACCCGCGGCAGGCGGGGGCCACGGGGGGCCAGCACCGCGCGCACACGCTGGCTTCTAactggctttttattttatatcaaGAACACttggttttaaaatctttacaaAGGACAAAACGCGGCGACTCCGTTAGTGTGTAAAGAACTAAAGATCTGCTTAAAAAACGTCTCTGCAAAGAGAAACGACTGACACAAAAGAGATTCTCTGCAGCGCAAAGAGGGGCAGAGGTGCCAAGTCTCCAGCGCGGGACCCCACTCCCAGGGTTCCCGGGGTCCTCAAGCCCTCGCACTGGCCCCAGTGCCCGCACCCAGCATGAGGCCGGGTCCCCAGACCCTGCCTGCTTCCTCTGCCTATAGCACCATGGCCCAGGGCCACTTCTCAACACAGTGAAGGAGCCTTTTCCAGGGCACTCGGGATGCCCAGCCACCTGGGGATGCCCAGGCACTGGCCAAGAGGGATGCCCGGCCCTACTCCACATCAGTCCTGGGGTGCTCGGCGGGCAGAGCACTGGGGATGCAATTCCCCTGTGGGGAGGTACAGCCCCAGTGTGGGGAGCCCCATGGCCACTGCCAGCAAGGTCcccccctgcctgcctgtgccAGAGCATGGGCACAGGGGCTATGCCATGTCATCCCTGCACCCCAGTGGCACCCCAGGGTGACCCACGGGGCCCTCCACCAGGAGCCGGGAGAGTCAAAGCACTTCTCAAAAATTAGCTAGGAACGAAAGAAAGCGCCATGGGGAAAGCAGGGCATCCGGTCGTGCCGGGACCCTGCAGGTCTCCAGGCTTGGTGCCACACTGTCCGTGGGCGCTGCCCCTCTGTCCGAGGGCTCCATTTGCCCCGCTGGTCCCTCTGCCAGTGTCTGCTGCGTGCGTGTGCGTGCGTGCATGCGTGTGCGCCGGCGGCGGGCAGCTATACCCTGGTGGTGGAGTGTGAGTGCGGGAGTCCCGTGCTGTTGAAGCCGGCAGTGAAGGTGTTGTAGGGGTGCAGGGTCTGCAGCCCCACCAGTGAATTAGGGATCATGGTGATGGTGTTGGGGGTCATGAGCGGGATGTCATCTGGAGAGCGGCGTAAGGTGAGGGTGTAGTCGGGCAGAGCGGCCAGGCGCAGGGCGTCATGGGGTGGCACAGCCTCACACTCATGGTGCCCCTGGCTCACCTGCAAGGAGGGCATCTCCTCGTCGGGCGTGTGGGCGATGTCATTGGCGGCACCACGCTGGGGGCTGGGCTGCCGGTGTGTGTCCTGCCGGCGCTTGTCCTTGCGGTAGTAGAGGGCGGCGAAGGCCAGCACattgaggaagaggagggaggcaCCCACGGCGATGGTGACGCTCAGCTCAGTGGAGTAGTCACGGGGGCTCTCAAGCAAGGTGCCTGTCTCCTGCTCTGGGCTCCAATTCTCCTTCCCATTCTCACTGTTGTAGGCGGGTGAGATGGCGGGGCGCTTGGTGGTCCAGATTTTGCCATTGGGCCGGCGGGTGATGTGGGAGTTCTGCGTGGTGTCAGGCGGCGGCactttggtggtggtggaggtgtAGTGGAACATATCATGCAGGTTGTACAGGTGGGGGACCAGGTGCTTCCAGAAAGCCACCTTGGTGGCCCGGTAGTGGTCGCGTACTCGTGGCTTCAGCCCGATATGCAGGTACAGCTGGTCACGGGGGTTGTACTTGGACCAGGCCACCTCTTCAAACCGGTTGGCCTTGGTGTGGATGAACTTGGTGTCCTGGGGGACGGGCTTGTTGGGGTCCCTGCgaaacacaggcaaaacagagcTAGCACTGGGAAAAGCCAGAGAGGTGAGAAGGGAGAACTGGATGCAGAGATGGAGGCTGGGGGGACCTTTGCCAGTGGTGGCACAGGGTGGGCTGGCAAAAGGTCCTGCATGGCTGGGAAGCACCCCAACTCTGGGTCAAGTCTCACCCATGATAACCATGGCCCACCCCTGCGCTTGGCTGGGTCCTGTCCTGGGGGCTGGCTGCACTCTCAGCTTCTCACTGTGTGGTTGATGACCTGACCCTAGTGAAGGTGCAGCACACGGACCTCTGGGCACGGGGGGCTCAATGTCCCACACCAGGCATGACACTCCCCCACCACAGCATGGTCCCAAGGGGTGCAGCTGCAGTCAGTGCAGACCCCCCATGCACAGTACCCACCCCTACTCACCCTGTCTTGGCAAAGTTGGTCCAGTAGGTCATCACCACGGCACTTAGCATGACGTCGTTCTtggagaagttgcagggaaagaGGTCTGTGGGGCCAATCATGGGGATCCCGAACACATAAGGCACCTCATCCCCGTGGGCTGCGTCGGACCATGCAGGCTTCATCAGGCTCTGGCAGTGGTGGTAGAAGGCGTAGAAATAAGTGGGGGAGCCATAGCGGGCATGCAGGTCGGCCGTCACCACTGATGGCTCTACCCACTGGTGGTCAGTGAAGAGGGCCACCAGAGTCTTGCGACGTGTCTCAGGGTTGTCCCTGTCAGCCCAGTCTGTGTACATGAACTTGATGGTCTCCCGCAAGGTGTCCTTTCCCTCAGGGTAGCCGTACAGATTGTCTACAAAGTTGGAGACCGAGTAGTCAAAGTCACTGCCTGAGACACCGTCCTCAGGGTCCACCACGCCCTCCACAAACTTTAGCCCCTCGCCCTGGTTGACCCCTAGCATGATATCGTAGTTGAGGAACTCGCCCTGCTCCATCAGGATCTCCGGGTCGTCTGGGATCACATCCCCATCAATGACCGGCCCAAAGGCCACATGGTAGCGAGCCGGCTGGATGTCTTGCTCCACCAGCTCCTTGGCACTCTTCTGCCGCAGGCAGTCCACCATGTCCACCGTGTCCAGCACATTGCAGCCCACCTTGTCGGCCAGCATGCTGGTGTACTTCACGGGCTGGTAGTTCACTGCCCAGCTGGAGAGCGCAGAGCCGCTCTGGATGATGGCTCTCTGGAAGAGACCTGCAAGACAGGCAAGGAGCAGAGAAAGCTCGCAGCAGGGTGAGCGCCGTTCCAGCACCACAGCACTGCAGTGCAGGATGCAGGGTGGAGAAGGCATTGATGCCCTTGGACCTCTGCAAGGACCCTGTGCTCCAGCCCACACCTGGTCTTGACCCGGGATGAGCTGCCCGCTGAGCTGGGTTCGCACAGGGGGCTCAGCTCAGGGCCACCACGAGGGTGGCAGGGTGACAGCTGGGCATGCAGTGGGCGCTCCTGGCAGCAACCAAGGGCTGCTGTACTCCCCGAGGATCCCGTTGCAGGGGATGGCCCAGCATCCCTTTGTCCCAgcatggggaggagaggggccaTAGCTGTATCACAGGCTGGCCTTAGCGAGCAGCCTGCGCTGTCCCAGCCACCCCAGGGATGTGTTGCCTGAGCCCCTGAGGGGCACACGCTGCCCCCAGCTCAGCGCCATCCTCCAGCCCAGGGTGGCGCTGGCTTCACTGAGCAGCTAGgctgcaggctggcagcagcgGGAGGGTTAACGCCTGCTCGGGGACACTTAACCCTGCATGTCCCACCCCACGGCTTTGTCAGGGTCCCCCTCGTCCCCCTCCCTGCTACTTCCTGCCCAGCTGGGGCTGCTTGGTGCCAATCCGGCCCCACAGGAGCACGCTGCCAGATGCACAAAGAGGGCCTTTCTGCCACCAGGAACACAGAGGGAGTGGACTTTCGCCCTGGAAAACGGGGCCACAAAGGCCCTGGCCCAGGCGGAGGAATGTGTGGCTGTGCTCCAGCCCCATGTCAATGGCACTTGTGCTCAGAATACAAAAGGCGGTGAGGAAGCAGAGCCTCCGGGGCAGTGAAAGGCAGCCGGGCTCAGGGTGCATCCTGGGGTCCCTGCTCTCCGGCCAGCCTTCTCCTGCACCCTGAGTGCTGCCTGCACCCTCGCTGGACCCTGGCACTTGGTCACTGCGAGGGACTGTCTCAGGCAGTCCCTGAATAGTGCTGGCGCAGCAGTGTGGTGGCCACAGGGCTGCCCCTGGCCCCCTGAAATGCAGAGTGCCTGTGTGAGACACCCTGTGCAGCCAAGGCCATGCCACTCTGCAGGGGAGCATGCACCGTCCCACAGCAGAAGTGTTTGGAGGCTCCTGGCTCCCAGCCACCATGTCCGTAGCTCTTGTCTGCACGCACAGTCCTCGCTCTGCCAAGTACCTGACGTACAGTCCCATGAGCTGGGACAAAAAGAAGTCACAAGCTCTATTTGTCACCTCCTGGTGCCCTAGAAAGCTGTACCCAGCCTACAGGCTGGAGACCGGCCATGGGTTTGCTTGCTCTGCACCATCATCCACATGCCAAAGAGCCAGGATAGGAGTTCCCCGGCTCCCAGGAGAtgctgtcccagcagcagctattgctccctgccagcagcatcACTTCCCAAACAGACCCACCAGGCAGGgccctgcccctgcccgctcctgcctggggaaGCACGGGCAGCTGGTGTCACCAACAGCTAGTCACGTCCCTGATGGAGCCCCTTTGCTGTGTCTCTGCATGGTCATGTCCTGACACAGGAGGACCCAGGAGTCTGCGAGAGCTCAGACCTGCCACATCCTCCCTCTCCATGCCAGCACCCAGCTGAAGCCCAACAAGCACCCCAGGGAGGCATTGCCACGCTGCAGCTCACCCCAGAGCCCTCCAGCCTGCTGGGCCCCAGGCAGGAAGATGCAGCTTTGCCTTCCCTGCCTGTTCCCCTCCAAGATGAGGGTCCCGATGCACCCCACatcctgcagagctggctgccacagcacagcagagccaaGCGGTGGGACCAGGGCTCTGCCAGAGggtgcccagtgctgcaggCTGTGGCCAGCTCCTGATTTCCCCTTCGCTTTGCACAGAGCTGAGACTGGAAACACCTCTGGGATTGTCTGGGCCAAGCCCTGCCCAaagcagggtgctgggtgccttgtccagctgaggtcTGAGCATccccagagctggcagcaaagGGTGGCAGCCCCCATGGAGCAGGAGATGGGCCAAACAAAGCACAAGAGGTTTGCCCAGCAGtg carries:
- the NLGN3 gene encoding neuroligin-3 isoform X4; the protein is MWLILWRSPLLPPILQVPQLVAGWDLRLALWVLSFASAVVQMEGQVYSPTVNTHYGKLRGVRVPLPSEILGPVDQYLGVPYAAPPIGEKRFMPPEPPPSWSGIRNATHFSPVCPQNIHNAVPEIMLPIWFTSNLDIVATYIQDPNEDCLYLNIYIPTEDDIRDSGAKPVMVYIHGGSYMEGTGNMIDGSVLASYGNVIVITLNYRVGVLGFLSTGDQAAKGNYGLLDQIQALRWVSENIAFFGGDPLRITVFGSGIGASCVSLLTLSHHSEGLFQRAIIQSGSALSSWAVNYQPVKYTSMLADKVGCNVLDTVDMVDCLRQKSAKELVEQDIQPARYHVAFGPVIDGDVIPDDPEILMEQGEFLNYDIMLGVNQGEGLKFVEGVVDPEDGVSGSDFDYSVSNFVDNLYGYPEGKDTLRETIKFMYTDWADRDNPETRRKTLVALFTDHQWVEPSVVTADLHARYGSPTYFYAFYHHCQSLMKPAWSDAAHGDEVPYVFGIPMIGPTDLFPCNFSKNDVMLSAVVMTYWTNFAKTGDPNKPVPQDTKFIHTKANRFEEVAWSKYNPRDQLYLHIGLKPRVRDHYRATKVAFWKHLVPHLYNLHDMFHYTSTTTKVPPPDTTQNSHITRRPNGKIWTTKRPAISPAYNSENGKENWSPEQETGTLLESPRDYSTELSVTIAVGASLLFLNVLAFAALYYRKDKRRQDTHRQPSPQRGAANDIAHTPDEEMPSLQVSQGHHECEAVPPHDALRLAALPDYTLTLRRSPDDIPLMTPNTITMIPNSLVGLQTLHPYNTFTAGFNSTGLPHSHSTTRV
- the NLGN3 gene encoding neuroligin-3 isoform X1 gives rise to the protein MWLILWRSPLLPPILQVPQLVAGWDLRLALWVLSFASAVVQMEGQVYSPTVNTHYGKLRGVRVPLPSEILGPVDQYLGVPYAAPPIGEKRFMPPEPPPSWSGIRNATHFSPVCPQNIHNAVPEIMLPIWFTSNLDIVATYIQDPNEDCLYLNIYIPTEDVKRISKECTRKPNKKICRKGGASAKKQGEDLADNDGDEDEDIRDSGAKPVMVYIHGGSYMEGTGNMIDGSVLASYGNVIVITLNYRVGVLGFLSTGDQAAKGNYGLLDQIQALRWVSENIAFFGGDPLRITVFGSGIGASCVSLLTLSHHSEGLFQRAIIQSGSALSSWAVNYQPVKYTSMLADKVGCNVLDTVDMVDCLRQKSAKELVEQDIQPARYHVAFGPVIDGDVIPDDPEILMEQGEFLNYDIMLGVNQGEGLKFVEGVVDPEDGVSGSDFDYSVSNFVDNLYGYPEGKDTLRETIKFMYTDWADRDNPETRRKTLVALFTDHQWVEPSVVTADLHARYGSPTYFYAFYHHCQSLMKPAWSDAAHGDEVPYVFGIPMIGPTDLFPCNFSKNDVMLSAVVMTYWTNFAKTGDPNKPVPQDTKFIHTKANRFEEVAWSKYNPRDQLYLHIGLKPRVRDHYRATKVAFWKHLVPHLYNLHDMFHYTSTTTKVPPPDTTQNSHITRRPNGKIWTTKRPAISPAYNSENGKENWSPEQETGTLLESPRDYSTELSVTIAVGASLLFLNVLAFAALYYRKDKRRQDTHRQPSPQRGAANDIAHTPDEEMPSLQVSQGHHECEAVPPHDALRLAALPDYTLTLRRSPDDIPLMTPNTITMIPNSLVGLQTLHPYNTFTAGFNSTGLPHSHSTTRV
- the NLGN3 gene encoding neuroligin-3 isoform X3; the protein is MWLILWRSPLLPPILQVPQLVAGWDLRLALWVLSFASAVVQMEGQVYSPTVNTHYGKLRGVRVPLPSEILGPVDQYLGVPYAAPPIGEKRFMPPEPPPSWSGIRNATHFSPVCPQNIHNAVPEIMLPIWFTSNLDIVATYIQDPNEDCLYLNIYIPTEDVKRISKECTRKPNKKICRKGDIRDSGAKPVMVYIHGGSYMEGTGNMIDGSVLASYGNVIVITLNYRVGVLGFLSTGDQAAKGNYGLLDQIQALRWVSENIAFFGGDPLRITVFGSGIGASCVSLLTLSHHSEGLFQRAIIQSGSALSSWAVNYQPVKYTSMLADKVGCNVLDTVDMVDCLRQKSAKELVEQDIQPARYHVAFGPVIDGDVIPDDPEILMEQGEFLNYDIMLGVNQGEGLKFVEGVVDPEDGVSGSDFDYSVSNFVDNLYGYPEGKDTLRETIKFMYTDWADRDNPETRRKTLVALFTDHQWVEPSVVTADLHARYGSPTYFYAFYHHCQSLMKPAWSDAAHGDEVPYVFGIPMIGPTDLFPCNFSKNDVMLSAVVMTYWTNFAKTGDPNKPVPQDTKFIHTKANRFEEVAWSKYNPRDQLYLHIGLKPRVRDHYRATKVAFWKHLVPHLYNLHDMFHYTSTTTKVPPPDTTQNSHITRRPNGKIWTTKRPAISPAYNSENGKENWSPEQETGTLLESPRDYSTELSVTIAVGASLLFLNVLAFAALYYRKDKRRQDTHRQPSPQRGAANDIAHTPDEEMPSLQVSQGHHECEAVPPHDALRLAALPDYTLTLRRSPDDIPLMTPNTITMIPNSLVGLQTLHPYNTFTAGFNSTGLPHSHSTTRV
- the NLGN3 gene encoding neuroligin-3 isoform X2, with product MWLILWRSPLLPPILQVPQLVAGWDLRLALWVLSFASAVVQMEGQVYSPTVNTHYGKLRGVRVPLPSEILGPVDQYLGVPYAAPPIGEKRFMPPEPPPSWSGIRNATHFSPVCPQNIHNAVPEIMLPIWFTSNLDIVATYIQDPNEDCLYLNIYIPTEDGASAKKQGEDLADNDGDEDEDIRDSGAKPVMVYIHGGSYMEGTGNMIDGSVLASYGNVIVITLNYRVGVLGFLSTGDQAAKGNYGLLDQIQALRWVSENIAFFGGDPLRITVFGSGIGASCVSLLTLSHHSEGLFQRAIIQSGSALSSWAVNYQPVKYTSMLADKVGCNVLDTVDMVDCLRQKSAKELVEQDIQPARYHVAFGPVIDGDVIPDDPEILMEQGEFLNYDIMLGVNQGEGLKFVEGVVDPEDGVSGSDFDYSVSNFVDNLYGYPEGKDTLRETIKFMYTDWADRDNPETRRKTLVALFTDHQWVEPSVVTADLHARYGSPTYFYAFYHHCQSLMKPAWSDAAHGDEVPYVFGIPMIGPTDLFPCNFSKNDVMLSAVVMTYWTNFAKTGDPNKPVPQDTKFIHTKANRFEEVAWSKYNPRDQLYLHIGLKPRVRDHYRATKVAFWKHLVPHLYNLHDMFHYTSTTTKVPPPDTTQNSHITRRPNGKIWTTKRPAISPAYNSENGKENWSPEQETGTLLESPRDYSTELSVTIAVGASLLFLNVLAFAALYYRKDKRRQDTHRQPSPQRGAANDIAHTPDEEMPSLQVSQGHHECEAVPPHDALRLAALPDYTLTLRRSPDDIPLMTPNTITMIPNSLVGLQTLHPYNTFTAGFNSTGLPHSHSTTRV